In Verrucomicrobiia bacterium, one genomic interval encodes:
- a CDS encoding MFS transporter — protein MSDPTPQMSQVPESDTTVTRQQWKWSALAGMASYLDAGSIVALGAGLVLFQKEFQLTNGMVGALAAIGPNAIGCAIGALAGGWLGDKLGRKRIYKWDLLVYAAGILCIAFAFNREMLFIGTVIVGLAVGADVPTSLALVGEIAPAKARGKLLGFTQVAWCLGPTIVLWLALALAPLGLLGIRIVFLHLFVVAIVTWALRRGLAESARWTAAAAGAKQNLRALFVGANLRALAWTGIIYLF, from the coding sequence ATGTCAGACCCCACTCCTCAAATGTCCCAGGTTCCTGAATCGGATACCACAGTCACCCGCCAGCAATGGAAATGGTCTGCCCTCGCAGGCATGGCGTCGTATCTCGACGCGGGATCGATTGTCGCCCTTGGTGCAGGATTGGTGCTCTTCCAAAAGGAGTTTCAACTCACGAACGGAATGGTCGGAGCGCTGGCTGCGATCGGACCCAACGCCATCGGCTGTGCGATCGGAGCGCTCGCCGGGGGCTGGCTGGGTGACAAGCTCGGGCGCAAGCGGATCTACAAATGGGATCTGCTGGTTTATGCCGCCGGCATCCTGTGCATCGCTTTCGCCTTCAACCGCGAGATGCTCTTCATAGGAACCGTGATTGTCGGACTGGCGGTGGGCGCTGATGTACCCACCTCACTCGCGCTGGTCGGCGAAATCGCCCCAGCCAAGGCGCGCGGCAAGCTCCTCGGTTTCACGCAGGTGGCATGGTGCCTTGGTCCCACAATCGTTCTCTGGCTGGCACTGGCGCTCGCACCGCTTGGCCTGCTCGGCATCCGCATCGTGTTCCTTCATCTGTTCGTCGTCGCAATCGTCACATGGGCGTTGCGGCGCGGGTTGGCGGAGTCCGCGCGCTGGACGGCAGCGGCAGCGGGTGCGAAGCAGAACCTCCGCGCATTATTCGTTGGCGCCAATCTGAGGGCACTTGCCTGGACCGGAATCATCTACCTGTTTTG